A window of Bacillus toyonensis BCT-7112 genomic DNA:
GATTCATAATCTCTTGAATGTGGATAACTTGTTGCGGGATATTTCGAAATTTCCATCCTTTACTTTCAGCATGCTCATGAATCACCTCACCATCTAATAAGAAAACGACTTTATCAGCATGGGCCGCTACGAACGGATCGTGCGTTACAATGACAGCTGTTTGCCCTAATTCATCACATGCATTGCGAAGTGCCGCAATAATATTTTTGCTGTTTTCTGAATCTAACGCCCCTGTTGGCTCATCAGCTAATATAATAGCTGGCTCATTTGCAAAGGCTCTTGCTATCGCAACCCTTTGCTGTTGCCCACCTGATAACTGTGCTGGTAAATGCTTTTCTTTTCCTTTCAATCCAACGAGCTCTAATAAACGATTTGCTGTCACCGTTGCCTTCTTTTGTGAAACATTATCTAATAATAAAGGCAACCCTACATTTTCCTCCGCATTAAACACTGGAATTAAATTAAACTGTTGAAAAATAAAACCGATTTTATGCCTTCTAAATAAAGCGAGCTCTTTTTCTTTTAATGTTGAAATCTCCGTACCATCAACTCGAATACTACCTACTGATGGAATATCTAATCCACCTAACAGCTGAAGTAAGGTCGTTTTCCCCGATCCACTTGCCCCCATAATACAAACAAAATCTCCTTTTTGAATTTGAAGATTAATATCTTTTAAGATCTTTACTTTACTATCTCCAATATCAAACGATTTTTCTAACCCTTCAATTTCAATAATATTCATCCCGATATCCCCTTCTCTCTCTATTTACCAATCTATATATTCTATTCAAAAATGCAAAATCCCTACTATTTTGTATTTTTTTGTCACATACTAACATTTATATTAACCGGCATTAAGTGCCCGATTAGTGTAAGCAAATAATCAGTGCGGGATGGATAGCCCCCACCGATTAAAATTTCACTCTATTTCTCACGTCAGAAAAGTTGACTCTCGCAACGAAAGTAACCATAATAGTTACACGAATATATAAAAACTATTCAAATATCCACAAGTAGGAGGAAGAACAATGAAACATGTAATCGTTTATGCACACCCGAATACAGAAAGCTTTAACCATGCAATTTTAGAAACTGTAAAAAGTGAATTAGAAGGAAAAGGTCATGAAGTACGCGTTCGTGATTTATATGAATTAAACTTCAATCCAGTATTAGGTGCTTCCGATTTCATCTCATTTTCCCAAG
This region includes:
- a CDS encoding ABC transporter ATP-binding protein, coding for MNIIEIEGLEKSFDIGDSKVKILKDINLQIQKGDFVCIMGASGSGKTTLLQLLGGLDIPSVGSIRVDGTEISTLKEKELALFRRHKIGFIFQQFNLIPVFNAEENVGLPLLLDNVSQKKATVTANRLLELVGLKGKEKHLPAQLSGGQQQRVAIARAFANEPAIILADEPTGALDSENSKNIIAALRNACDELGQTAVIVTHDPFVAAHADKVVFLLDGEVIHEHAESKGWKFRNIPQQVIHIQEIMNRHFKVGGKGDAMGN